The proteins below come from a single Hemibagrus wyckioides isolate EC202008001 linkage group LG22, SWU_Hwy_1.0, whole genome shotgun sequence genomic window:
- the fam222aa gene encoding protein FAM222A isoform X2, which yields MAVHSPRYPSTAELDAYAQKTANSPLSIKIFPTNIRVPQHKHLNRTVNGYDTTGQRYSPYLQPGAYQGLLAIVKVSSSSSSSSSAPSSSSFVASAKAVVKNAEGRRSKVSPAHLAVAPYQVGFNTAPPKPPETTALTVPPNVTVAGSVIPLAGTRGLNLSSQSNLPSIQSIIYQINQHCQAQALQQVSTVPTNPNSNLSPCKQGTTALGVSSISGGSYTANLAPQGNVGYSGTVLAGQNGDTAKVAAYSESLDYILWQKQQQQAILRMYSSGSGGSGAISKSPESCGPSVLVGGSQAPCSSRTFPLMTSVSGGGGLDKPSSSPLNCAAMQGNFALGQYFAPPWNSVLVTPESDCYNPQELPPGTTTIGQKELSFLPHHHNLHHHYHHHHQHADGSGGICCGLPSKSLCNTSVLSSSLQSLEYLINDIHPPCIKEQMLGKGYETISVPRLLDHQHAHIRLPVYR from the coding sequence ATGGCTGTCCACTCTCCACGCTACCCGAGCACAGCAGAACTGGATGCCTACGCCCAGAAGACAGCCAACAGCCCGCTGTCCATTAAAATATTTCCTACCAACATCAGGGTCCCACAGCACAAGCATCTTAACCGCACAGTGAATGGCTACGACACGACGGGTCAACGCTACAGTCCATACCTCCAACCAGGTGCCTATCAGGGTCTTCTGGCCATAGTCAaagtttcttcttcatcttcttcatcttcttctgcgccgtcgtcatcatcatttgTTGCTTCTGCAAAGGCTGTGGTGAAGAACGCAGAGGGCCGAAGGTCCAAGGTCTCTCCTGCCCACTTAGCAGTGGCTCCCTACCAAGTGGGCTTCAACACAGCACCTCCAAAACCCCCTGAGACTACAGCTCTTACTGTGCCACCCAACGTGACTGTCGCCGGGTCTGTCATCCCTCTAGCAGGGACGAGGGGCCTCAACCTGTCCTCTCAGTCAAACCTCCCATCAATCCAGAGCATCATCTACCAGATCAACCAGCACTGCCAAGCCCAGGCTCTCCAGCAAGTCTCCACCGTTCCCACCAACCCAAACTCCAATCTCAGCCCCTGCAAGCAAGGCACCACCGCACTCGGGGTTTCGTCCATCTCAGGAGGAAGTTACACAGCAAACCTGGCACCGCAAGGCAACGTGGGATACTCCGGCACGGTACTAGCAGGACAAAACGGGGACACGGCAAAGGTGGCTGCATATTCTGAGAGTTTGGATTACATCCTGTggcagaagcagcagcagcaggccaTTTTGAGGATGTACAGCAGCGGAAGCGGTGGAAGTGGTGCGATCAGCAAGTCGCCAGAATCCTGTGGTCCGAGCGTCCTAGTGGGTGGATCCCAGGCACCGTGTTCCTCCAGGACGTTCCCGTTAATGACGAGCGTGAGTGGAGGAGGTGGTCTTGACAAACCGAGCTCCTCACCACTGAACTGTGCAGCCATGCAGGGGAATTTCGCTTTGGGGCAGTATTTTGCCCCACCGTGGAACAGTGTCCTGGTCACCCCAGAAAGTGACTGCTACAACCCTCAGGAGTTGCCACCAGGGACAACAACCATCGGGCAGAAGGAGCTGAGCTTCCTGCCTCATCATCACAaccttcatcatcactaccaccatcatcaccagcacGCGGACGGCTCGGGGGGAATCTGCTGCGGTTTGCCGAGTAAAAGCTTGTGCAATACCTCGGTTCTCAGCAGCAGCCTGCAGTCGCTGGAATATCTGATCAATGACATCCACCCTCCGTGTATTAAAGAGCAGATGCTGGGGAAAGGCTACGAAACCATCTCAGTTCCACGACTCCTGGATCATCAGCATGCACACATTCGACTTCCTGTTTACAGATAG
- the tchp gene encoding trichoplein keratin filament-binding protein produces MTLPTLSSHWPGRIRPLERQLVRQREQEARRLQQWQIHSQYFKEQQVRSSKQAHWSSRESYQQSMSAFRRERLQEERRRSVEERRERLRNMLQEENAQLEDELRASARDRSATLRQQQEKAEDLRSAREERRKKLAQELLKEHWKKNNPELRKVESELHKDHVVSQWQVQQQHKKQVEEQDAQERLRFENEYERSRRESLERMKAEEERRKEKERERVEFLRRQMEELKVRDEESRRLQQEEDSLLTKRLEVEQLEEDRRRAEESRKKSEFGCFLSRQYRAQLKRRAQQVQEELEADRRILAALMEGEEEERRVESVRRERAVADVAWMKKVLEEQLQLEREREAEFDLLYREEAQRVWDQREAQWERERRARERLMHEVLSVRQEQLHERMEEKRRAREECERRRAELLQQLEEEEEEKRQQREEQEQQHTTRMLDINAQVEQRRRKLWEEQRRLEQEEEELREGLRLEEEELRLETERMTRRGYEERVRSRPCSAWT; encoded by the exons ATGACTCTGCCGACCCTCTCCTCACACTGGCCCGGGCGAATCCGTCCTCTGGAGCGTCAGTTGGTGCGtcagagagagcaggaggcgCGGCgtctccagcagtggcagatacATTCACAGTATTTTAAAGAGCAGCAGGTTCGCAGCAGTAAACAGGCCCATTGGAGCTCCCGCGAGTCCTACCAGCAGAG tatgtcgGCGTTCCGGCGAGAGCGCCtgcaggaggagaggaggaggagtgtggaggagcgCAGGGAGCGTCTGAGGAACATGCTGCAGGAGGAGAACGCACAGCTGGAGGATGAGCTCCGAGCCTCGGCCCGGGACAGGAGTGCCACCCTCAGGCAGCAGCAGGAGAAGGCAGAGGATCTGAGATCAGCCCGGGAAGAGCGCAGGAAGAAG ctcGCACAGGAGCTTCTAAAGGAGCACTGGAAGAAGAACAATCCAGAACTGCGTaag gtgGAGTCAGAGCTGCATAAGGATCACGTGGTCAGCCAGTGGCaggtgcagcagcagcacaaaaaacag GTGGAGGAGCAGGACGCGCAGGAGAGACTGCGTTTTGAGAACGAGTACGAGAGAAGCAGACGGGAGTCACTGGAGAGGATGAAGgcggaggaggagaggaggaaggagaaagagagggagagagtcgAGTTCCTGCGCAGACAGATGGAGGAGCTGAAAGTcagagatgaggag agtcGGCGtctgcagcaggaggaggacTCTCTTTTGACCAAGCGTTTGGAGGTGGAGCAGCTGGAGGAGGACAGGAGGAGAGCCGAGGAGAGCCGGAAGAAATCGGAGTTCGG ATGTTTCCTGAGCCGTCAGTATCGAGCACAGCTGAAGAGACGAGCGCAGCAGGTCCAGGAGGAACTG GAGGCGGACCGGAGGATCCTGGCGGCGCTGATGGAGGGCGAGGAGGAGGAACGGCGCGTGGAGAGTGTGAGGAGGGAGAGGGCGGTGGCTGACGTGGCATGGATGAAGAAGGTTCTGGAAGAGCAGCTGCagctggagagagagcgagaagcaGAGTTCGACCTGCTCTATAG AGAGGAAGCACAGAGGGTGTGGGATCAGCGTGAGGCTcagtgggagagggagaggagagccAGAGAACGACTCATGCACGAG GTGCTGAGTGTGCGTCAGGAGCAGCTGCACGAGCGGATGGAGGAGAAGCGCAGGGCTCGGGAGGAGTGCGAGAGGAGGAGGGCGGAGCTTCTACAGcagctggaggaggaagaggaggagaaacgACAGCAGAGGGAGGAGCAGGAGCAGCAACACACCACACGCATGCTAGATATCAacgctcag GTGGAACAGAGACGCAGGAAGCTGTGGGAGGAGCAGCGGAGgctggagcaggaggaggaggagctgagGGAGGGGCTTAGGcttgaggaggaggagcttcgtCTGGAGACAGAGAGGATGACTCGGCGTGGCTATGAGGAGAGG GTTCGCAGCAGACCCTGTTCCGCCTGGACATGA
- the fam222aa gene encoding protein FAM222A isoform X1 produces the protein MLACLQPSLNATHSSKSLDTPSLHKREVSMAVHSPRYPSTAELDAYAQKTANSPLSIKIFPTNIRVPQHKHLNRTVNGYDTTGQRYSPYLQPGAYQGLLAIVKVSSSSSSSSSAPSSSSFVASAKAVVKNAEGRRSKVSPAHLAVAPYQVGFNTAPPKPPETTALTVPPNVTVAGSVIPLAGTRGLNLSSQSNLPSIQSIIYQINQHCQAQALQQVSTVPTNPNSNLSPCKQGTTALGVSSISGGSYTANLAPQGNVGYSGTVLAGQNGDTAKVAAYSESLDYILWQKQQQQAILRMYSSGSGGSGAISKSPESCGPSVLVGGSQAPCSSRTFPLMTSVSGGGGLDKPSSSPLNCAAMQGNFALGQYFAPPWNSVLVTPESDCYNPQELPPGTTTIGQKELSFLPHHHNLHHHYHHHHQHADGSGGICCGLPSKSLCNTSVLSSSLQSLEYLINDIHPPCIKEQMLGKGYETISVPRLLDHQHAHIRLPVYR, from the coding sequence GTGAAGTCAGCATGGCTGTCCACTCTCCACGCTACCCGAGCACAGCAGAACTGGATGCCTACGCCCAGAAGACAGCCAACAGCCCGCTGTCCATTAAAATATTTCCTACCAACATCAGGGTCCCACAGCACAAGCATCTTAACCGCACAGTGAATGGCTACGACACGACGGGTCAACGCTACAGTCCATACCTCCAACCAGGTGCCTATCAGGGTCTTCTGGCCATAGTCAaagtttcttcttcatcttcttcatcttcttctgcgccgtcgtcatcatcatttgTTGCTTCTGCAAAGGCTGTGGTGAAGAACGCAGAGGGCCGAAGGTCCAAGGTCTCTCCTGCCCACTTAGCAGTGGCTCCCTACCAAGTGGGCTTCAACACAGCACCTCCAAAACCCCCTGAGACTACAGCTCTTACTGTGCCACCCAACGTGACTGTCGCCGGGTCTGTCATCCCTCTAGCAGGGACGAGGGGCCTCAACCTGTCCTCTCAGTCAAACCTCCCATCAATCCAGAGCATCATCTACCAGATCAACCAGCACTGCCAAGCCCAGGCTCTCCAGCAAGTCTCCACCGTTCCCACCAACCCAAACTCCAATCTCAGCCCCTGCAAGCAAGGCACCACCGCACTCGGGGTTTCGTCCATCTCAGGAGGAAGTTACACAGCAAACCTGGCACCGCAAGGCAACGTGGGATACTCCGGCACGGTACTAGCAGGACAAAACGGGGACACGGCAAAGGTGGCTGCATATTCTGAGAGTTTGGATTACATCCTGTggcagaagcagcagcagcaggccaTTTTGAGGATGTACAGCAGCGGAAGCGGTGGAAGTGGTGCGATCAGCAAGTCGCCAGAATCCTGTGGTCCGAGCGTCCTAGTGGGTGGATCCCAGGCACCGTGTTCCTCCAGGACGTTCCCGTTAATGACGAGCGTGAGTGGAGGAGGTGGTCTTGACAAACCGAGCTCCTCACCACTGAACTGTGCAGCCATGCAGGGGAATTTCGCTTTGGGGCAGTATTTTGCCCCACCGTGGAACAGTGTCCTGGTCACCCCAGAAAGTGACTGCTACAACCCTCAGGAGTTGCCACCAGGGACAACAACCATCGGGCAGAAGGAGCTGAGCTTCCTGCCTCATCATCACAaccttcatcatcactaccaccatcatcaccagcacGCGGACGGCTCGGGGGGAATCTGCTGCGGTTTGCCGAGTAAAAGCTTGTGCAATACCTCGGTTCTCAGCAGCAGCCTGCAGTCGCTGGAATATCTGATCAATGACATCCACCCTCCGTGTATTAAAGAGCAGATGCTGGGGAAAGGCTACGAAACCATCTCAGTTCCACGACTCCTGGATCATCAGCATGCACACATTCGACTTCCTGTTTACAGATAG
- the gltpa gene encoding glycolipid transfer protein, producing the protein MALLMEHQFRQLPADKQVETRPFLEAVSYIPPFFDCLGPTVFAPIKADIAGNITKIKAVYDSNPSRYRTLQQILEAEKEMYTAEWPRVGATLSLMWLKRGLRFIQVLLQSLVDGEKDENNPNLIRVNVTKAYEISLRKYHSWFVQKLFKAALYAAPYKSDFLKALSKGRDVKEEDCLDKVRQFLVNFTTTIDAIYEMYTKMNAELEYKA; encoded by the exons ATGGCTCTTCTGATGGAGCACCAGTTCCGGCAGCTCCCTGCTGACAAACAGGTGGAGACGCGACCCTTCCTCGAGGCGGTGTCTTACATTCCGCCCTTCTTCG ATTGCCTGGGCCCCACCGTTTTCGCCCCCATTAAAGCCGACATCGCAGGAAACATAACT aaAATCAAGGCCGTGTACGACAGCAACCCGAGTCGATATCGGACGCTGCAGCAGATCCTGGAGGCTGAGAAGGAGATGTACACGGCCGAGTGGCCCAGAGTGGGagctacactctctctcatgtgGCTCAAAAG GGGGCTGCGCTTCATTCAGGTCCTGCTGCAGAGTTTAGTGGACGGTGAGAAAGACGAGAACAATCCCAACTTGATCCGCGTCAACGTCACCAAAGCCTACGAGATCTCTCTGAGAAAATACCACAGCTGGTTTGTGCAAAAACTCTTCAAA GCTGCGCTGTACGCTGCGCCGTACAAGTCGGATTTCCTGAAGGCGCTGTCTAAAGGGCGTGATGTTAAAGAGGAGGACTGCCTGGACAAAGTACGCCAGTTTCTGGTcaacttcaccaccaccatcgacGCCATCTACGAGATGTACACCAAGATGAACGCCGAGCTGGAGTACAAAGCCTGA